In [Leptolyngbya] sp. PCC 7376, a genomic segment contains:
- a CDS encoding IS982 family transposase has translation MSLLVSTILNCHNLLQEVKCTGISFIDATSIKVCHNRRISQHRVFEGHAARGKTSVGWFFGFKLHLVINDRGELLQVKVTPGNTDDRKPVLELLQNLFGKVFADKGYISQPLAQHLQEEHDVTLLAKPRRNMKNHLMLWHDKILARKRALIETVIDQLKNISQIEHPRHRSPANFCVNLLCGLIAYCHQPKKPSLQLD, from the coding sequence ATCTCATTGCTGGTCTCTACAATTTTGAATTGCCATAACCTTTTGCAAGAGGTCAAATGCACTGGTATTAGTTTCATTGATGCCACCAGTATCAAGGTTTGCCATAATCGCCGTATCTCTCAACATCGCGTTTTTGAAGGTCATGCTGCTCGAGGTAAAACATCTGTTGGTTGGTTCTTTGGCTTCAAGCTGCATCTAGTAATCAATGACCGTGGCGAGTTACTCCAAGTGAAAGTCACCCCCGGCAACACTGATGACCGCAAGCCAGTGCTGGAACTATTGCAGAATTTATTTGGCAAGGTTTTTGCAGATAAAGGCTATATCTCTCAACCTCTGGCACAGCATTTACAAGAAGAGCATGATGTGACGTTGCTGGCTAAGCCTCGGCGCAATATGAAGAATCACTTGATGCTTTGGCATGACAAAATCCTTGCCCGTAAGCGAGCTTTAATTGAGACGGTCATTGACCAGCTGAAGAATATTTCTCAGATTGAGCACCCTAGACATCGTAGTCCTGCCAATTTTTGTGTTAACTTGCTTTGTGGTCTAATTGCCTACTGTCATCAGCCTAAGAAACCCTCTCTTCAGCTTGATTAG
- a CDS encoding transposase family protein, with amino-acid sequence MPLTRHETAPWFRRVISNSSGMDATEQAIEKPKKTTSLLLRKKKPHSLKAQIVIAWQWAQIICCDCEKGSTHDFKLLKKSRVHFQQGQLCLADAGYQGLHKRHQRSHTPHKKPKGAEQKQENQLLAAQRIIIEMVFRMLKRFRLLSSRYRNRRRRWGLRLNLIAGLYNFELP; translated from the coding sequence TTGCCACTGACCCGGCATGAAACAGCTCCATGGTTCAGAAGAGTTATCTCTAACAGTAGTGGTATGGATGCCACAGAACAGGCGATTGAAAAGCCCAAAAAAACAACATCTTTACTACTCAGGAAAAAGAAGCCTCATTCCCTTAAAGCTCAAATAGTTATTGCTTGGCAGTGGGCACAGATTATCTGTTGTGACTGTGAGAAAGGTAGCACCCATGACTTCAAACTACTCAAAAAGAGTAGAGTGCATTTTCAGCAGGGACAACTCTGCCTTGCCGACGCTGGATATCAAGGTCTACACAAGCGGCATCAGCGGAGTCACACTCCTCACAAGAAGCCTAAAGGTGCGGAGCAGAAACAGGAGAATCAGCTCTTAGCAGCTCAAAGAATCATCATTGAGATGGTATTCAGAATGCTCAAAAGATTCCGCCTCTTATCCAGTCGATATCGTAACCGCCGTCGGAGATGGGGATTAAGACTCAATCTCATTGCTGGTCTCTACAATTTTGAATTGCCATAA
- a CDS encoding transposase family protein, protein MPTYEQLQHLSPEQFRRACGVKLQTFNRLVEVLAEAKAKQKPGRPSVLSLENQLLLTLEYPREYRTYFHIAQSWGIHESTVCRMVQKTENTLIKETDCH, encoded by the coding sequence ATGCCGACTTACGAACAGCTCCAACATTTATCTCCAGAACAATTCAGGAGAGCCTGTGGAGTTAAACTTCAGACTTTCAATCGTCTGGTAGAAGTCCTAGCAGAAGCTAAAGCAAAGCAAAAACCCGGTCGTCCCAGTGTTTTATCCCTGGAAAATCAGTTACTCCTCACCTTGGAATATCCGAGGGAATATCGCACTTATTTTCATATCGCTCAATCATGGGGCATTCATGAATCAACAGTTTGTCGCATGGTGCAAAAAACAGAGAATACACTCATCAAAGAAACCGATTGCCACTGA
- the wecB gene encoding non-hydrolyzing UDP-N-acetylglucosamine 2-epimerase, giving the protein MPSVCITLGTRPEAIKLAPVIRQFRQATDFETSVILTGQHREMVDQVMQWFDLKADFDLEIMQPGQTLSDITCRSLDGLQKIYQELSPDIVLVQGDTTTAFAAALAAFYQQIPVGHVEAGLRTDNILNPFPEEANRRLISQISQLHFAPTTQAIANLEKSDILGQAYNTGNTVIDALLTVAASEPDCNIPGLDWPEKRVILSTVHRRENWGSPLDSILQGFLKVVEAFPDVVILLPMHRNPKVREPIQKVLGDHPQIFLTEPLDYPQLVGAMQRCDLLLTDSGGLQEEAPSLGKPVLVLRKTTERPEAVLAGTARLIGTEQMDIFQAVKALLTDQEQYDQMATATNPFGDGTSSKQILEIVRKFLGQIT; this is encoded by the coding sequence ATGCCCTCAGTTTGTATCACCCTTGGTACGCGACCAGAAGCCATTAAATTGGCTCCTGTGATTCGTCAGTTTCGGCAAGCGACTGATTTTGAAACTTCAGTAATTTTGACAGGTCAACACCGCGAGATGGTTGATCAGGTGATGCAATGGTTTGATCTAAAGGCTGATTTTGATCTAGAGATTATGCAGCCGGGTCAAACATTATCGGATATTACCTGTCGCAGTTTGGATGGACTGCAAAAGATTTACCAGGAATTATCGCCGGATATTGTGTTGGTACAGGGGGATACAACCACTGCTTTTGCCGCAGCCCTCGCTGCTTTTTATCAACAGATTCCAGTGGGCCATGTGGAAGCAGGTCTGCGCACAGACAATATCCTCAACCCTTTCCCAGAGGAAGCCAATCGCCGATTGATTTCGCAAATTTCTCAGCTGCATTTTGCGCCCACAACTCAGGCGATCGCCAATCTCGAAAAATCAGATATTTTAGGGCAGGCGTATAACACCGGAAATACAGTTATTGATGCGTTATTAACAGTGGCGGCATCGGAGCCAGACTGCAATATTCCTGGTTTGGATTGGCCAGAGAAACGTGTCATCCTCTCCACTGTGCACCGCCGCGAAAATTGGGGTAGTCCCCTCGACAGCATTTTGCAGGGATTTTTAAAAGTCGTGGAAGCATTTCCCGATGTGGTGATCTTATTACCTATGCACCGCAATCCGAAAGTGCGTGAACCGATTCAAAAGGTGTTGGGTGATCATCCCCAGATTTTTCTCACTGAGCCCTTAGATTATCCGCAGCTCGTTGGGGCAATGCAGCGATGTGATTTGCTCCTAACCGATTCGGGGGGACTCCAGGAAGAGGCACCTAGTTTAGGTAAGCCTGTTTTGGTATTGCGTAAAACGACTGAACGTCCCGAGGCAGTTTTGGCGGGAACCGCAAGGCTTATCGGCACAGAGCAGATGGATATTTTTCAGGCAGTAAAAGCGCTGCTGACGGATCAGGAACAATATGATCAAATGGCCACAGCAACCAATCCGTTCGGGGATGGCACTAGCTCCAAGCAAATCCTCGAAATTGTGCGGAAATTTTTAGGCCAAATAACGTGA
- a CDS encoding caspase family protein: MKLDRRSFLQGLGLALFSFGVLDQGLRGQIDRYAQALEKFSGRKFALLIGIDRYPEVDDLNGCGVDIEIQKQLLMHRFGFDPAQIIVLKNEAANRDNIFTTFQKQLKDILTPEDFLFVHFSGYGTSINTAQGDSINALMPVDGVIGKTNKVVVNNAIAVSTIEGFIQSLNVAQSALILDTSFSPLPEGEYQYLRGRAYPKSISSIANPSETAIEEQLQRNIIQRNLGGKSIIKLSAAELNGGKEFAINGAHVGLFTATLAQNLFAVNPKATISEANSFLNFRYQQLQLLPEGQPAPQFVKKSIPLYGLLPTSITLPSVGHVVAVDGSSVELNLIGYAPEVLQAIASESEVKTIETTPKILSITSKNGLSAQAKTSAKDLVPNTPLQEYLRVLPRNLTLRVALGDELSRIERVDATSAFAGIVGIANISNPAEWADYIFDEGYRLFSLSGEPLPELLPQDSNQAIKSSVEELEPTLERLLALKWLRLLVNETTTSLQTQSSLNRLEPRRSPLIQKTTPINISKAPTFQAAEVKLNETLAFQYKNLGQQALNLVGFALSPKQEMLLLTPQSPLQVEPGKTQTAEIDFAQQRPVGRWQVYWVGSIDPLTKFQEQLDRQFANVEAATVKVEEPLPFIRAILEDLSAVTDQNMSDSSKETYRLATDRWLTNCFIYDVAENLPKVN; the protein is encoded by the coding sequence ATGAAATTGGATCGACGCAGCTTCTTACAAGGGTTGGGATTAGCCCTCTTTTCATTTGGTGTGCTTGACCAAGGATTGCGAGGCCAAATTGATCGTTATGCCCAGGCTCTTGAAAAGTTTTCCGGGCGGAAATTCGCGCTTTTAATTGGTATTGACCGTTACCCTGAAGTTGATGATCTTAATGGTTGTGGTGTTGATATTGAGATCCAAAAGCAATTATTGATGCACCGTTTTGGGTTTGACCCAGCACAAATCATTGTTCTCAAAAATGAAGCTGCTAATCGCGACAATATTTTTACAACGTTTCAAAAGCAATTGAAAGATATTCTCACCCCCGAGGATTTCTTGTTCGTTCACTTTAGTGGCTACGGCACAAGTATTAATACTGCTCAGGGAGATTCGATTAATGCTTTGATGCCTGTAGATGGGGTGATCGGTAAGACCAACAAAGTGGTGGTCAATAATGCGATCGCCGTCTCAACAATTGAGGGTTTTATTCAATCGCTCAATGTTGCGCAGTCTGCATTGATTCTTGATACTAGCTTCTCGCCATTGCCTGAAGGGGAATATCAATACTTGCGAGGCCGAGCTTATCCGAAGTCCATATCGAGTATTGCCAACCCTTCTGAGACAGCGATTGAAGAACAGCTACAACGAAATATTATCCAGCGAAATCTTGGTGGTAAATCCATTATCAAGCTCAGTGCCGCAGAGCTAAACGGAGGCAAAGAGTTTGCGATTAATGGGGCCCATGTTGGCCTGTTTACTGCGACTTTGGCGCAAAATCTCTTCGCAGTTAATCCGAAAGCAACAATATCGGAAGCCAATTCGTTTTTGAATTTCCGCTATCAACAGTTGCAGTTGTTGCCAGAAGGACAACCTGCACCGCAATTTGTGAAAAAATCAATCCCACTTTATGGATTATTGCCAACTAGCATCACTTTACCTAGTGTCGGACATGTGGTGGCTGTAGATGGGAGTTCCGTCGAGCTCAATTTGATTGGGTACGCACCGGAAGTGCTACAGGCGATCGCCTCAGAAAGTGAAGTGAAAACTATTGAGACAACCCCTAAGATTCTTTCGATCACTTCAAAAAATGGCTTATCGGCTCAAGCCAAAACATCAGCGAAAGATTTAGTGCCAAATACTCCTTTGCAGGAATATTTGCGAGTTCTTCCCCGTAATCTCACCTTACGCGTTGCCCTCGGAGATGAGCTCAGCCGGATTGAGCGAGTGGATGCAACCAGTGCTTTTGCTGGGATTGTTGGCATTGCTAATATCAGTAATCCAGCAGAATGGGCCGATTATATTTTTGATGAAGGTTATCGTTTGTTTTCGCTGAGTGGTGAGCCTTTGCCTGAGCTATTGCCTCAGGATAGTAATCAAGCAATTAAGTCTTCTGTAGAGGAGCTAGAGCCGACTCTCGAACGTCTATTGGCTCTGAAATGGCTGCGGCTATTGGTAAATGAAACAACGACTTCACTACAAACTCAGAGCAGTTTAAATCGTCTCGAACCTCGGCGATCGCCACTCATCCAGAAGACAACGCCAATTAATATTTCTAAAGCCCCAACTTTTCAGGCTGCGGAGGTCAAGCTAAATGAAACCTTGGCATTTCAGTATAAAAATTTAGGACAACAAGCTCTCAATCTTGTTGGTTTTGCCCTCAGTCCGAAGCAAGAAATGCTGTTGTTGACACCTCAAAGTCCATTGCAGGTAGAACCTGGCAAAACACAAACTGCTGAAATTGATTTCGCACAGCAACGTCCTGTTGGCCGCTGGCAAGTGTATTGGGTGGGAAGCATTGACCCTTTAACGAAATTTCAGGAACAGCTTGATCGACAATTTGCGAATGTCGAAGCAGCCACAGTTAAAGTTGAAGAGCCATTGCCTTTCATTCGTGCCATCCTCGAAGATCTCAGCGCTGTAACCGATCAAAATATGAGTGACAGTAGCAAGGAAACCTATCGTCTAGCGACGGATCGATGGCTGACAAATTGTTTTATCTATGATGTTGCTGAGAATTTACCCAAGGTTAACTGA
- the nrtS gene encoding nitrate/nitrite transporter NrtS, with the protein MKAFLQGLRDPDMMPSALRVALLVGTILFSINHGNALLKGKMDKSRWLSSLLTYAVPYCVNIHGQVSSKRKFQRKLAEKNIRSEEQIAALTHV; encoded by the coding sequence ATGAAAGCTTTTTTACAGGGGCTGCGTGATCCGGACATGATGCCATCGGCCCTGCGTGTTGCCCTACTTGTTGGCACCATCCTTTTCAGCATTAACCATGGCAATGCTTTATTAAAAGGAAAAATGGACAAATCACGGTGGTTATCGAGCCTCCTCACCTATGCCGTCCCCTACTGCGTCAATATCCATGGACAGGTCAGTAGCAAACGTAAATTTCAACGTAAACTCGCAGAAAAAAACATCCGTTCCGAAGAACAGATAGCAGCCCTAACACATGTTTAA
- the dnaA gene encoding chromosomal replication initiator protein DnaA: MTQDPQRLWQEVLVKLEQQLSRPTFETWIEPTTMQQWQDDEVVLCAPNAFVLNHIQKYYGALISETIAELVSSPVSVRLTSPEGNTLAATPNLYSSQNNNNLLRRSPKKAQDLNSKYTFSRFVVGPTNRMAHAAALAVAESPGGDFNPLVLCGGVGLGKTHLMQAIGHYRLDTNADAKIFYVSTEQFTNDLIASIRKDSIQTFREHYRTADVLLVDDIQFIEGKEYTQEEFFYTFNTLHEAGKQIVLASDRPPNQIPGLQQRLSSRFSMGLIADIQPPDLETRMAILQKKAEAENIQLSRSVIEYIATHYTSNIRELEGALLRAVTHIAISGLPMTVENLAPILNPTVEYAPAAPELIVQIVSEMVGISIEDLKSASRRREISTARQIAMYLMRQHTDLSLPRIGEAFGGKDHTTVMYSCDKIGQLLTKDQKISQLVSKISDRINHHQQS, translated from the coding sequence TTGACGCAAGATCCCCAACGACTATGGCAAGAAGTTTTAGTCAAACTCGAACAACAATTAAGCCGTCCGACCTTCGAGACCTGGATTGAGCCGACAACGATGCAACAGTGGCAGGACGATGAGGTTGTTCTCTGTGCGCCGAATGCCTTTGTCCTCAACCATATTCAGAAATATTATGGGGCGCTAATCTCCGAGACGATCGCCGAGCTAGTTTCCTCTCCGGTCAGTGTTCGTCTTACGTCTCCAGAAGGTAATACCCTCGCGGCGACCCCGAATCTCTACAGCAGCCAAAACAACAATAATTTATTGCGGCGATCGCCCAAAAAAGCTCAAGATCTCAACTCGAAATATACTTTTTCGCGATTTGTCGTTGGCCCCACCAATCGTATGGCCCATGCCGCTGCCCTTGCTGTCGCCGAATCTCCCGGTGGTGACTTTAATCCCCTTGTGCTTTGTGGTGGAGTGGGACTTGGGAAAACCCATCTGATGCAAGCTATTGGACATTATCGTCTCGATACCAATGCCGATGCCAAAATCTTTTACGTTTCCACCGAGCAATTCACCAACGACCTCATTGCATCCATCCGCAAAGATAGCATCCAAACCTTTCGCGAACATTACCGCACTGCTGATGTGCTGTTAGTGGACGATATTCAGTTCATTGAAGGGAAAGAATATACCCAAGAAGAATTTTTCTACACTTTTAATACTCTCCACGAAGCTGGTAAACAAATCGTTTTAGCTAGCGATCGCCCCCCAAACCAGATCCCCGGCTTACAACAGCGATTATCCTCTCGATTTTCGATGGGATTGATTGCAGACATCCAACCGCCTGACCTTGAAACACGGATGGCGATTCTCCAGAAAAAAGCTGAGGCTGAAAATATTCAGCTTTCTCGTTCTGTCATTGAATACATTGCCACCCACTACACCTCAAACATTCGCGAACTCGAAGGCGCACTCTTGCGGGCAGTGACCCATATCGCTATATCTGGCTTGCCGATGACCGTCGAAAACCTTGCACCTATCCTGAATCCCACCGTTGAGTATGCCCCTGCTGCTCCAGAATTGATTGTGCAAATCGTGTCGGAGATGGTGGGCATTAGCATCGAGGATCTGAAAAGTGCCTCCCGCCGCCGTGAAATTAGTACTGCTCGCCAAATTGCCATGTATTTAATGCGCCAGCATACGGATCTTAGTTTGCCTCGGATCGGTGAAGCATTTGGCGGAAAAGACCACACAACAGTGATGTATAGTTGCGACAAAATTGGGCAGTTGCTCACCAAGGATCAAAAAATCTCTCAGCTTGTCAGTAAGATTAGCGATCGCATTAACCATCACCAACAGAGCTAA
- a CDS encoding agmatine/peptidylarginine deiminase encodes MSISRRTLIKLTALMAGGFAVGCKTNQLRHLAVDGSLFMPDEGAPHARTWMAFVANEYIWTRKQIPAVKRDLVRIATAIAKYEPVSMLVSPEDMAEAQKLLGDLTRYQYPIELIECRTDDLWVRDTGPTFVLDSEGKKYGVNFNFNGWGGKQEHSFDARVADFITNQANATIIPSNIVLEGGSFEIDGHGTAILTKSAVLNDNRNPNVSQTEVEKELERLLGIQKVIWLDGIKGKDITDGHVDFYARFSQKEKVLVSRDNYQQSHDYNVTRKNIEVLQEATDIDDNPLDVTVIDAPDVINENFGVRDFAAGYIGYYLCNGAVIMQKFWDEVADQNAKEIIAQAFPDRVIEQIAIDAIASGGGSIHCATQQEPLAQKTETT; translated from the coding sequence TTGAGCATTTCTAGACGTACTCTAATCAAATTGACTGCTTTAATGGCAGGTGGTTTTGCTGTGGGCTGTAAAACAAATCAACTTCGTCATCTTGCAGTTGATGGGTCATTGTTTATGCCTGATGAAGGAGCACCACACGCTAGAACATGGATGGCTTTTGTTGCTAATGAGTATATTTGGACTCGTAAGCAGATTCCTGCGGTGAAACGTGATTTGGTTCGCATTGCCACGGCGATCGCCAAATATGAGCCTGTATCGATGTTGGTATCGCCAGAAGATATGGCCGAGGCGCAAAAGCTATTGGGAGATTTAACGCGTTATCAATACCCAATTGAGCTGATTGAATGTCGCACAGATGATCTATGGGTGCGTGATACTGGCCCCACTTTTGTGCTGGATAGCGAAGGGAAAAAATACGGTGTGAATTTTAACTTCAACGGTTGGGGTGGCAAACAAGAGCATTCCTTCGATGCAAGGGTTGCAGATTTTATTACGAATCAAGCAAACGCGACTATTATCCCCTCAAATATTGTTTTAGAAGGAGGTAGTTTTGAAATTGATGGCCATGGCACTGCCATCCTGACGAAAAGTGCTGTTTTGAATGACAATCGTAATCCAAATGTGAGTCAGACCGAGGTCGAGAAAGAATTAGAGCGATTGTTGGGGATTCAAAAAGTAATTTGGTTGGATGGCATTAAAGGTAAAGATATTACTGATGGCCATGTTGATTTTTATGCGCGGTTTTCTCAGAAAGAGAAAGTCTTGGTGAGCCGTGATAACTATCAGCAGTCCCATGATTACAATGTCACGCGGAAAAATATTGAAGTCTTGCAAGAAGCGACAGACATTGATGATAATCCCCTGGATGTGACTGTGATTGATGCTCCCGATGTTATTAATGAGAACTTTGGGGTTCGGGATTTTGCGGCGGGTTATATTGGCTACTATCTCTGTAATGGTGCGGTGATTATGCAGAAATTTTGGGATGAGGTTGCGGATCAGAATGCAAAAGAGATTATCGCTCAGGCTTTTCCAGATCGGGTGATCGAGCAAATTGCCATTGATGCGATCGCCTCTGGTGGTGGCAGTATTCACTGTGCAACGCAGCAAGAACCTCTCGCCCAGAAAACTGAAACAACCTGA